Proteins encoded together in one Musa acuminata AAA Group cultivar baxijiao chromosome BXJ3-6, Cavendish_Baxijiao_AAA, whole genome shotgun sequence window:
- the LOC135641621 gene encoding G-box-binding factor 1-like isoform X3: MPMGSPKEKRTTGASSASTSSKAPREAAPPATALVPPEWSASFQAFYDRGAAAAAVMPQAFYSPSPIATAQPVVWGAQQVMPPYGSPIAYASFYPQGGFYAQPPINAGVAFRTQETEGRPTEAKDNQPTSKRTSKILEGSPGKSGNDGKRASGAGENASQSDDSETDGSSDTKEDYDQPKEHSPNRKRSYGNTTEGEGSHSFDTAGNSGTAGRVRTAKKLPVSAPGRAALPGPPTNLNIGMDFWGASPAGSVPTKDERDLRRERRKQSNRESARRSRLRKQMLDRAHYAFYSVVEYHLCYNCQ, encoded by the exons ATGCCCATGGGCTCGCCCAAGGAAAAGAGGACGACGGGCGCCAGCTCCGCCTCCACCTCCTCCAAGGCCCCACGAGAGGCGGCGCCGCCGGCAACTGCACTGGTCCCCCCCGAATGGTCCGCCTCCTTTCAGGCCTTCTACGACCGGggagccgccgctgccgccgtgaTGCCCCAGGCTTTCTATTCCCCGTCACCCATCGCAACCGCGCAGCCTGTCGTTTGGGGAGCTCAG CAAGTGATGCCGCCCTACGGCAGTCCGATTGCTTACGCTTCGTTCTATCCGCAAGGGGGTTTTTATGCTCAGCCTCCGATAAATGCG GGCGTGGCTTTTCGAACCCAGGAAACCGAAGGGAGGCCGACAGAGGCGAAGGACAACCAGCCGACGAGCAAGAGGACTTCCAAAATTTTAGAGGGATCACCAGGAAAATCAGGGAATGATGGTAAAAGGGCCTCTGGTGCTGGTGAGAATGCCTCGCAGAG TGATGACAGTGAAACAGACGGGTCATCAGATACTAAAGAAGACTATGACCAACCAAAG GAACATTCCCCAAACAGAAAAAGAAGTTATGGAAATACAACTGAAG GTGAAGGTTCTCATTCCTTTGACACTGCTGGTAATAGCGGTACTGCTGGAAGAGTGCGGACTGCCAAAAAGCTTCCAGTCTCAGCCCCAGGACGAGCAGCATTGCCTGGTCCTCCAACTAATTTGAATATCGGGATGGACTTTTGGGGTGCTTCCCCTGCTGGATCTGTACCTACAAAG GACGAACGTGACCTGAGGCGGGAGAGAAGAAAACAGTCTAATCGGGAGTCTGCCAGGAGGTCAAGGTTAAGGAAGCAG